The Neochlamydia sp. S13 genome has a segment encoding these proteins:
- a CDS encoding F-box protein, which translates to MTPFSLIPSIRIPEEVQLKILSLLDEKELPIAGLVNKHWQRMAQDPSLWRPICQRRWKNLSHSSSPGKNWRKICKKRVQMSQTMRLTKGEYSKNECKETIYKLPNFSGKILALKREKQFAFIKATAGTAQIYHLGEKSCQLVYDNVKEESSRLIHYQEGHIIQVTQEGQLYRWKVNEAFPQTSLCYLGNFENAYLAQNHLFLVNPHHTQFKIVDVRTGLSCYKTTSAAINFILCRNNQALIHCLDGSLYFINDIENSFSMNLIALEGTLKITLNQELCQFDEARVIILCEDDLQRRCHVWDASNGKKKIEFTLEARRVEKLWDKKSILTISSYDGKRLAVGLSIGFVLTYNVNDGAFLTESNIGGVAPVRFLVLDEGYFLASRFHPEFKKFNLCQHTPVTKYCGALWPWPPREYPVVDSHHIHASYDGRKLVFCDEHGWLHLWDFAHLQGKERILVAPPDA; encoded by the coding sequence ATGACACCATTTTCCTTAATCCCTAGTATAAGAATACCTGAAGAAGTGCAATTAAAGATTCTTAGTCTTCTAGATGAAAAAGAGTTACCGATTGCAGGCCTTGTTAACAAACATTGGCAGCGAATGGCCCAAGATCCTTCTTTATGGCGGCCTATTTGCCAACGACGCTGGAAAAACCTTAGCCACTCTTCTTCTCCAGGAAAAAACTGGCGAAAAATCTGTAAGAAAAGAGTGCAGATGTCGCAAACGATGAGGCTAACGAAAGGCGAGTATTCGAAAAATGAATGTAAAGAGACTATCTACAAATTACCTAATTTCTCAGGAAAAATTCTTGCTCTTAAAAGAGAAAAACAATTTGCTTTTATAAAAGCAACAGCAGGTACAGCACAAATTTATCATTTGGGCGAAAAAAGTTGCCAGCTAGTGTATGATAATGTGAAAGAGGAAAGTTCTCGTCTGATTCATTATCAAGAAGGCCATATTATTCAAGTGACGCAAGAAGGGCAGCTCTATCGTTGGAAAGTTAATGAGGCTTTTCCCCAAACTTCTCTCTGTTACCTTGGAAACTTTGAAAATGCTTACTTGGCTCAAAATCATTTATTTTTAGTTAATCCTCATCACACGCAATTTAAAATTGTGGATGTACGCACAGGATTAAGCTGCTACAAGACTACCTCTGCAGCCATCAATTTTATCCTCTGCCGAAATAATCAAGCTTTAATCCACTGTCTAGATGGCAGCCTTTATTTTATTAATGATATAGAAAACTCTTTTTCTATGAACTTGATAGCATTGGAAGGCACTCTTAAAATTACTCTTAATCAAGAATTATGCCAGTTTGACGAAGCACGAGTCATTATTTTATGCGAGGATGATTTACAAAGAAGATGCCATGTATGGGATGCTTCTAACGGAAAAAAAAAGATAGAATTTACCTTGGAAGCTCGACGTGTTGAAAAATTGTGGGACAAGAAGTCGATCTTAACTATCTCTAGCTATGATGGCAAGCGCTTAGCAGTGGGACTAAGTATAGGTTTTGTTTTAACTTATAATGTGAATGATGGAGCTTTTTTAACTGAATCAAACATAGGCGGCGTAGCGCCTGTGCGTTTTCTTGTTTTAGACGAAGGCTATTTCCTAGCCTCTCGTTTCCATCCTGAATTTAAGAAATTTAACCTTTGTCAACATACTCCTGTTACAAAATACTGTGGAGCTTTATGGCCTTGGCCGCCTAGGGAATATCCAGTGGTAGATTCTCATCATATTCATGCTAGCTACGATGGCCGCAAACTAGTCTTTTGTGATGAACATGGTTGGCTGCATCTGTGGGACTTTGCTCATTTACAAGGAAAGGAGCGTATTTTAGTCGCTCCTCCCGATGCTTAG
- a CDS encoding F-box protein gives MTPFSLIPSIRIPEEVQLKILSLLDEKELPIAGLVNKHWQRMAQDPSLWRPICQRRWKNLSHSSSPGKNWRKICKKQVQMSKTMRLTKGEYSKNECKETIYKLPNFSGKILALKREKQFAFIKATAGTAQIYHLGEKSCQLVYDNVKEESSRLIHYQEGHIIQVTQEGYLYRWKVNEAFPQTSLCHLGNFENAYLAQNHLFLVNPHRMQFKIVDVRTGLSYHKNTCAPISFILCRNNQALIHCLDGSLYFINDIENSFSMNLIALEGTLKIPLNQELCQFDEERVIILCEDDLQRRCHVWDASNGKKKVEFTLEPRRVEKLWDKKSILTTSSYDGKRLAVGLSIGFILIYNVDEGAFLTQSNIGGVEPVRFLALEDNYYIASTFHPDFKIFKLYQHTPAIKGCGIILPFLPDTYPWVNSYHIHASYDGRKLVFCDEHGWLHLWDFAHLQGKEPILVAPPDA, from the coding sequence ATGACACCATTTTCCTTAATCCCTAGTATAAGAATACCTGAAGAAGTACAATTAAAAATTCTTAGCCTTTTAGATGAAAAAGAGTTACCGATTGCAGGCCTTGTTAACAAACATTGGCAGCGAATGGCGCAGGATCCTTCTTTATGGCGGCCTATTTGCCAACGACGCTGGAAAAACCTTAGCCACTCTTCTTCCCCAGGAAAGAACTGGCGAAAAATCTGTAAGAAACAAGTGCAGATGTCAAAAACGATGAGGCTAACGAAAGGCGAGTATTCGAAAAATGAATGTAAAGAGACTATCTACAAATTACCTAATTTCTCAGGAAAAATTCTTGCTCTTAAAAGAGAAAAACAATTTGCTTTTATAAAAGCAACAGCAGGTACAGCACAAATCTATCATTTGGGCGAAAAAAGTTGTCAGCTAGTGTATGATAATGTGAAAGAGGAAAGTTCTCGTCTGATTCATTATCAAGAAGGCCATATTATTCAAGTAACACAGGAAGGTTATCTTTACCGTTGGAAAGTTAATGAGGCTTTCCCCCAAACTTCTCTCTGTCACCTTGGAAACTTTGAAAATGCTTACTTGGCTCAAAACCATTTATTTTTAGTTAATCCTCATCGCATGCAATTTAAAATTGTGGATGTACGCACAGGATTAAGCTACCATAAAAACACCTGTGCACCGATTAGTTTTATCCTCTGCCGAAATAATCAAGCCTTAATCCACTGTCTAGATGGCAGCCTTTATTTTATTAATGATATAGAAAACTCTTTTTCTATGAACTTGATAGCCTTGGAAGGCACTCTTAAAATTCCTCTTAATCAAGAACTCTGCCAGTTTGATGAAGAGCGAGTCATTATTTTATGCGAGGATGATTTACAAAGAAGATGCCATGTATGGGATGCTTCTAATGGGAAAAAAAAGGTAGAATTTACCTTGGAACCTCGACGTGTTGAAAAATTGTGGGACAAGAAGTCAATTCTAACAACCTCTAGTTATGATGGCAAGCGTTTAGCAGTAGGACTAAGTATAGGTTTCATTTTAATTTATAATGTGGATGAGGGAGCTTTTTTAACTCAATCAAACATAGGCGGCGTAGAGCCTGTGCGCTTTCTTGCTTTAGAGGATAACTATTATATTGCCTCTACTTTTCATCCTGACTTCAAAATCTTTAAACTTTATCAACATACTCCTGCTATAAAAGGTTGTGGAATAATATTGCCCTTCCTACCTGACACATATCCATGGGTAAATTCTTATCATATTCATGCTAGCTACGATGGCCGCAAACTAGTCTTTTGTGATGAACATGGATGGCTGCATCTATGGGACTTTGCTCATTTACAAGGAAAGGAGCCTATTTTAGTCGCTCCTCCCGATGCTTAG
- a CDS encoding F-box protein, which translates to MTPFSLIPSIRIPEEVQLKILSLLDEKELPIAGLVNKHWQRMAQDPSLWRPICQRRWKNLSHSSSPGKNWQKICKKQVQMSKTMRLTKGEHSKNECKQTIYKLPNFSGKILALKREKQFAFIKATAGTAQIYHLGEKSCQLVYDNVEDKNSRLIHYQEGHIIQVTQEGYLYRWKVNEAFPQTSLCHLGNFENAYLAQNHLFLVNPHRMQFKIVDVRTGLSYHKNTCAPISFILCRNNQALIHCLDGSLYFINDIENSFSMNLIALEGILKIPLNQELCQFDEERVIILCEDDLQRRCHVWDASNGKKKIEFTLEPRPMEKRWDTKSILTTSSYDGKRLAVGLSIGFVLTYNFDEGNFLTQSNLGCLTPVRFLALDENYFLASTFHPEFKSFNLYQHTPIIECCGALWPLPPREYPLVDSNTIHASYDGRKLVFCDEHGWLHLWDFAHLQGKEPILVAPRDA; encoded by the coding sequence ATGACACCATTTTCCTTAATCCCTAGTATAAGAATACCTGAAGAAGTGCAATTAAAGATTCTTAGCCTTTTAGATGAAAAAGAGTTACCGATTGCAGGCCTTGTTAACAAACATTGGCAGCGAATGGCGCAGGATCCTTCTTTATGGCGGCCTATTTGCCAACGACGCTGGAAAAACCTTAGCCACTCTTCTTCCCCAGGAAAGAACTGGCAAAAAATCTGTAAGAAACAAGTGCAGATGTCAAAAACGATGAGGCTAACGAAAGGCGAGCATTCAAAAAATGAATGTAAACAGACTATCTACAAATTACCTAATTTCTCAGGAAAAATTCTTGCGCTTAAAAGAGAAAAACAATTTGCTTTTATAAAAGCTACAGCAGGTACAGCGCAAATCTATCACTTGGGCGAAAAAAGTTGTCAGTTAGTGTATGATAATGTGGAAGATAAAAATTCTCGTCTGATTCATTATCAAGAAGGCCATATTATTCAAGTAACACAGGAAGGTTATCTTTACCGTTGGAAAGTTAATGAGGCTTTCCCCCAAACTTCTCTCTGTCACCTTGGAAACTTTGAAAATGCTTACTTGGCTCAAAACCATTTATTTTTAGTTAATCCTCATCGCATGCAATTTAAAATTGTGGATGTACGCACAGGATTAAGCTACCATAAAAACACCTGTGCACCGATTAGTTTTATCCTCTGCCGAAATAATCAAGCCTTAATCCACTGTCTAGATGGCAGCCTTTATTTTATTAATGATATAGAAAACTCTTTTTCTATGAACTTGATAGCCTTGGAAGGCATTCTTAAAATTCCTCTTAATCAAGAACTCTGTCAGTTTGATGAAGAGCGAGTCATTATTTTATGCGAGGATGATTTACAAAGAAGATGCCATGTATGGGATGCTTCTAACGGAAAAAAAAAGATAGAGTTTACCTTGGAACCTCGACCTATGGAAAAACGTTGGGACACGAAGTCAATTCTAACAACCTCTAGTTATGATGGCAAGCGCTTAGCAGTAGGACTAAGTATAGGTTTTGTTTTAACTTATAATTTTGATGAGGGAAATTTTTTAACTCAATCAAATCTAGGCTGCTTAACGCCTGTGCGTTTTCTTGCCTTAGATGAAAACTATTTCCTCGCCTCTACTTTTCATCCTGAATTCAAAAGCTTCAATCTTTATCAACATACTCCTATTATAGAGTGTTGTGGAGCATTGTGGCCTTTGCCGCCTAGAGAATATCCATTGGTAGATTCTAATACTATCCATGCTAGCTACGATGGCCGCAAACTAGTCTTTTGTGATGAACATGGATGGCTGCATCTATGGGACTTTGCTCATTTACAAGGAAAGGAGCCTATTTTAGTCGCTCCTCGCGATGCTTAG
- a CDS encoding IS1634 family transposase translates to MPLLVYFVGMHIVRSKFKSAAGKVYETILLRESYREGKTVKKRTVGNLSNCTPEEIAAIELALKYKGNLQALTSCSGATMQEGLSVGGVWVIYQMAKRLGIVDALGNSREGQLALWQVVARVLEQGSRLSAVRLAETYAIAPVIDLQKGFNEEDLYKNLLWLCQSQASIEDRLFTKSFCKKPPHLFLYDVTSSYLEGEKNELADWGYNRDKKKGKKLIVIGLLSSADGTPVSTEVFKGNTQDTSTFHAQIKKAKERFKCEKVTFVGDRGMIKSGQIENLQEQGFHYITAMTKAQIETLMKKGVIEYTLFDNNLAEVKEDGIRYILKRNPVRAQEIAHSRLSKLASIEKLVAMQNAYLHAHPKAQVEVALKKIKAKIERLTLKTCVTVSAQDKSLSVCLNQEILAEDAKLDGCYVIKTDLACEEVSMQEVHDRYKDLARVESAFRTVKSDLEIRPVYVRSEESTRGHVLIVMLAYMIIRELDKAWKDLYLTVEEGLRSLSTLTLIEWTVNNGLSFQQIPEPRHQNRQMLEALKVELPKVLPKNHAHVVTRKKRR, encoded by the coding sequence ATGCCGTTATTAGTGTATTTTGTAGGTATGCATATAGTAAGATCAAAATTCAAATCAGCCGCCGGCAAAGTTTATGAAACAATTTTGCTGCGAGAATCCTATAGAGAAGGCAAAACCGTCAAAAAACGCACGGTGGGTAATCTATCCAATTGCACGCCTGAAGAAATTGCTGCTATCGAGTTAGCTTTAAAATACAAAGGTAATCTCCAAGCTTTAACCTCATGCAGTGGAGCCACAATGCAAGAGGGATTATCTGTCGGTGGTGTATGGGTGATCTACCAAATGGCTAAACGTTTAGGAATTGTGGATGCACTTGGCAATAGCCGAGAAGGTCAGCTCGCGTTGTGGCAAGTGGTAGCACGCGTATTGGAGCAAGGCTCAAGACTTTCTGCCGTCAGGCTGGCAGAAACATATGCCATTGCTCCTGTAATTGACTTGCAAAAAGGCTTTAACGAAGAAGATCTTTATAAGAATCTTTTGTGGTTATGCCAAAGCCAAGCCTCTATCGAAGATCGATTGTTTACTAAAAGTTTTTGCAAGAAACCTCCTCACTTATTTTTGTATGATGTCACTAGCTCGTATTTAGAAGGCGAGAAAAACGAGCTTGCCGATTGGGGTTACAACCGAGACAAAAAGAAAGGTAAGAAGCTAATTGTGATAGGCTTGCTAAGTTCAGCCGATGGCACACCCGTATCAACCGAAGTGTTTAAAGGCAATACCCAAGATACTTCTACCTTCCATGCTCAGATCAAAAAAGCTAAAGAACGCTTTAAATGCGAGAAAGTCACTTTTGTAGGCGATAGAGGGATGATTAAAAGCGGGCAGATCGAAAATTTACAAGAGCAGGGTTTTCATTATATTACCGCTATGACAAAAGCTCAAATAGAGACCTTAATGAAAAAAGGTGTGATCGAATATACGCTATTTGATAATAACTTGGCTGAAGTTAAAGAAGATGGGATAAGATATATTCTTAAGCGCAATCCTGTGCGCGCCCAGGAAATCGCCCATTCTCGTCTCAGCAAGCTAGCTAGCATAGAAAAATTGGTCGCTATGCAAAATGCCTATCTACATGCACATCCCAAAGCACAGGTAGAAGTAGCGCTGAAAAAAATTAAAGCTAAAATCGAGCGTTTAACGCTTAAAACTTGCGTGACAGTTAGCGCACAAGATAAAAGCTTATCTGTATGCCTCAATCAAGAAATACTAGCTGAGGATGCTAAGCTAGATGGTTGCTATGTGATTAAAACCGATCTTGCTTGCGAAGAAGTGAGCATGCAAGAAGTACATGATCGTTATAAAGATTTAGCTAGAGTAGAATCAGCTTTTAGAACAGTAAAAAGCGATCTTGAGATACGGCCAGTTTATGTACGTTCAGAAGAAAGCACAAGGGGCCATGTTTTAATTGTAATGTTAGCCTACATGATTATCAGAGAGCTTGATAAAGCCTGGAAGGACCTTTATTTAACAGTAGAAGAGGGCTTGCGCAGTTTATCTACTTTAACGCTAATAGAATGGACAGTAAATAATGGCTTAAGTTTTCAGCAAATCCCCGAACCACGCCATCAAAACAGACAAATGCTTGAAGCCTTAAAAGTAGAGTTACCAAAAGTTTTACCAAAGAATCATGCGCATGTAGTCACTAGGAAGAAGCGCCGATAA
- a CDS encoding amino acid permease, whose product MNNTASLLKGALLVAGTSIGGGMLALPVATSLGGFVPSLLTYFFCWVFMASTGLLFLEVSTWMKGEANIVTMAYTTLGSLGKWAAWIIYLFLFYCLNLAYIVGCGNLVSQFLVNIVPAHYGSLLFVLLFSPFVYAGAQVISHLNVMLMGGLAVFYAAFVILGAPHVNSQHLLYQNWSLAMVGLPIAFTAFAYQGIIPTLVHYMRSDLRLTRLAILIGSFIPLVTYMIWQWLIQGIVPTFGAGGLIETLQKGENAVVPLKHFLGTPVIYIIGQFFAFFALVTSFFGVTLGLLDFLADGLQLKKSSANKFFICLAIFVPPLLISYSHPHIFLEALDYAGGYGCALLLGLLPVLMVWTGRYVHGFKGEYTFPGGRISLIFLSLFVIFELACESYIKFIK is encoded by the coding sequence ATGAATAATACTGCAAGTTTACTTAAAGGCGCCTTATTAGTAGCAGGAACCTCTATTGGAGGTGGAATGCTTGCTCTACCCGTAGCCACAAGCTTAGGCGGCTTTGTTCCCTCTTTACTCACTTATTTTTTTTGTTGGGTTTTCATGGCCTCCACAGGCTTATTATTTCTAGAAGTTTCTACTTGGATGAAGGGCGAAGCTAATATTGTAACGATGGCCTACACTACTTTGGGAAGTTTAGGCAAATGGGCAGCATGGATCATTTATCTATTTTTATTTTACTGCCTCAATTTGGCTTATATAGTAGGGTGTGGAAATCTGGTTTCCCAGTTCTTAGTCAATATTGTTCCTGCTCACTATGGCTCTTTGTTGTTCGTGCTTTTATTTAGTCCTTTTGTTTATGCTGGCGCTCAAGTGATTAGCCATTTGAATGTCATGCTCATGGGTGGATTAGCTGTTTTTTATGCAGCTTTTGTGATTTTAGGAGCTCCCCATGTAAATTCCCAACATCTATTGTATCAAAACTGGTCTTTAGCAATGGTAGGATTACCTATTGCTTTTACTGCCTTTGCCTACCAAGGAATTATCCCCACTTTAGTGCACTATATGCGTAGCGATCTACGTTTAACACGCTTAGCTATTTTGATAGGTAGTTTTATTCCTTTGGTAACCTATATGATTTGGCAATGGTTAATTCAAGGCATAGTGCCAACTTTTGGTGCAGGAGGATTAATAGAGACCCTGCAAAAAGGAGAGAATGCTGTAGTGCCGCTAAAGCATTTTTTAGGCACTCCTGTTATCTATATTATTGGCCAATTTTTTGCTTTTTTTGCTTTAGTGACCTCATTTTTTGGAGTGACGTTAGGACTGCTAGATTTTCTTGCCGATGGATTACAATTGAAAAAAAGTAGCGCAAATAAGTTCTTTATTTGCTTAGCTATTTTTGTGCCTCCTTTATTAATTTCCTATAGTCATCCTCATATTTTTCTAGAAGCCTTAGATTATGCCGGTGGGTATGGCTGTGCTCTTTTATTAGGCTTATTGCCTGTCTTAATGGTATGGACAGGACGGTATGTGCATGGATTTAAAGGTGAGTATACTTTTCCGGGTGGGCGTATATCTTTAATTTTTCTCTCTTTATTTGTAATCTTTGAGCTAGCTTGTGAAAGCTACATTAAGTTTATAAAATAA
- the ftsY gene encoding signal recognition particle-docking protein FtsY encodes MILDFLKGSYTRLKKALSKTSAVLGHKLKALFTKPLNEETLEQIERTLYEADLGVKMSATLTEKIRQLHISHPLLKPEDLVKEIQQEIIQSLKSPSLSVPAMDSSIPHVILVVGVNGNGKTTSAAKLAKFYHSQGKKVLLAAADTFRAAAVEQLERWAQLLNIHIVKGAAKSDPASVAFDAVTSAKARGADILIIDTAGRLHTKANLMQELEKIKRSCHKVQNSTPQEILLVLDATTGQNAIDQATIFHKHTPITGLILTKVDGTARGGIAISIQQQLGIPIKYIGFGEGVEDFEPFNAERFVKALFDE; translated from the coding sequence ATGATTTTAGATTTTTTAAAAGGCAGCTATACTAGATTAAAAAAAGCCTTATCCAAAACAAGTGCTGTATTAGGACATAAGCTTAAGGCCCTTTTTACCAAACCCCTCAATGAGGAAACTTTAGAGCAAATAGAACGTACTTTATATGAAGCGGATTTAGGGGTTAAAATGTCCGCAACTTTAACGGAGAAAATTCGCCAGTTACACATCAGCCATCCTCTTTTAAAACCGGAAGATTTAGTCAAAGAAATCCAACAAGAGATTATCCAAAGTCTTAAGAGCCCTTCCCTTTCTGTCCCAGCTATGGACTCCTCTATCCCTCATGTTATTTTAGTTGTGGGAGTTAATGGGAATGGTAAAACCACTTCAGCTGCTAAGCTCGCCAAGTTCTACCATAGCCAAGGTAAAAAAGTCTTACTCGCCGCAGCTGATACCTTTCGCGCTGCTGCCGTCGAACAGTTGGAGCGCTGGGCGCAGCTCTTAAATATTCACATTGTTAAAGGAGCTGCCAAAAGTGACCCTGCCTCAGTTGCTTTTGATGCGGTAACCTCAGCCAAAGCAAGGGGAGCAGATATATTAATCATTGATACTGCTGGAAGGCTACATACCAAAGCTAATCTTATGCAAGAGCTTGAAAAGATCAAAAGATCCTGTCATAAAGTGCAAAATAGTACACCTCAAGAAATTCTTTTGGTGCTTGATGCAACCACAGGACAAAATGCAATCGATCAGGCCACTATTTTTCATAAACATACCCCTATTACTGGTTTAATTCTTACTAAGGTTGATGGAACAGCAAGAGGAGGAATTGCTATTAGCATTCAACAACAGCTGGGCATTCCTATCAAATATATTGGTTTTGGTGAGGGGGTAGAAGATTTTGAGCCTTTTAATGCTGAACGCTTTGTAAAAGCGCTGTTTGATGAATAA
- a CDS encoding site-2 protease family protein translates to MVTIPGKIPLRIYPFFWILTLIIGWLNSFSEITSIHAALIKTVLWVIVITFSIIVHEYGHALSALAFGQSSTIELAGLGGATYRTGPKLKLWQEFIIVLAGPLFGFALAWGTYLFLNRWGEHSSNLGIFALEICFYVNTFWTIINLLPVQPLDGGRLLSIALEGLLGLRGIKIASLLSILIATGVGLFFFAFQATLAGSMFLILAFESYRSWQSTSSMQEQDQNDAIKNLLKAAEEDLEEGRKQEASEKFRNIRNLTQSGVIYRQATYHEALLLSEKGEYKAAYEILYPLKNKFHLPIWQLLQDLAYHNQEWKEAIQLGDRIFSEAPSYQAALTNALSYAQLGAAKPAVRWLESAIRHGMPYTAPILSKVEFDSIRSSSAFQNLLKNCLNELN, encoded by the coding sequence ATGGTTACTATTCCTGGAAAAATCCCTCTGCGTATCTATCCTTTTTTTTGGATTTTAACTTTGATTATCGGCTGGTTAAACAGTTTTTCAGAGATAACTTCTATCCATGCTGCTTTGATTAAGACTGTTCTTTGGGTAATCGTTATTACGTTTTCCATAATTGTGCATGAATATGGGCATGCTTTATCCGCGCTTGCTTTTGGCCAAAGTTCTACTATAGAGCTTGCTGGCTTAGGAGGAGCAACCTATCGAACAGGCCCTAAGCTTAAGCTATGGCAAGAATTTATCATTGTCCTTGCGGGTCCTCTTTTTGGCTTTGCACTGGCATGGGGCACTTATCTATTTTTAAACAGATGGGGTGAACATTCTTCCAATCTAGGAATTTTTGCTTTGGAAATCTGTTTCTATGTCAATACCTTTTGGACAATCATTAATCTGCTGCCTGTACAGCCTTTGGATGGAGGGCGCCTTTTAAGTATAGCTTTGGAAGGTTTATTAGGCTTACGAGGAATTAAAATTGCCTCTCTTTTAAGTATTCTTATTGCTACAGGTGTAGGTTTATTCTTTTTTGCTTTCCAGGCCACTTTGGCAGGATCTATGTTTTTAATTTTAGCTTTTGAAAGCTATCGCTCCTGGCAAAGTACTTCCTCTATGCAGGAGCAGGATCAAAACGATGCGATTAAAAATTTATTAAAAGCTGCAGAAGAAGACCTAGAGGAAGGCAGAAAGCAAGAGGCCTCCGAGAAATTTAGAAATATTCGAAACCTGACGCAATCAGGTGTGATATATAGGCAGGCCACCTATCATGAAGCTCTTTTATTAAGTGAAAAAGGAGAGTATAAAGCGGCCTATGAAATTCTTTACCCTCTTAAAAATAAATTTCATCTGCCAATTTGGCAGCTATTACAAGATTTAGCTTATCATAATCAAGAGTGGAAAGAAGCCATTCAATTAGGTGATCGAATATTTAGCGAGGCCCCTAGCTACCAAGCAGCTCTTACCAATGCCCTCAGCTATGCTCAGTTAGGTGCAGCTAAACCTGCTGTAAGGTGGTTAGAATCTGCAATTAGGCACGGGATGCCTTATACCGCCCCTATTCTTTCTAAAGTTGAGTTTGATTCTATCCGCTCTAGCTCAGCTTTCCAAAATTTGTTAAAAAATTGCCTTAATGAATTAAATTAA
- a CDS encoding Do family serine endopeptidase → MHLIKRNLWTLVWFSLVFSQGSLLSSKEISSNVLLQDFTQIADQAIPAVVSIQVKTKSFFPPRSNFFNDEFFQPFQPFFGAPLYPEPLPELEINQGSGFIVSSDGYIITNSHVVNKATEIEIILNDKRSFTATIIGQDPSTDVAVLKIDAQGLPYLKLANSDEIKVGQWAVAIGAPLGLEASLTVGVVSAKGRNNLDIAQIEDFIQIDAAVNRGNSGGPLLNLKSEVIGMNTAIISRNGSGHMGIGFAIPSNIIKNDFEQILESGTISNGFIGVALQIVDKDLAKALGLEKPQGALVAEVSKDSPAEKAGIKQGDVILQYNDRSFNTIGELRNAIGLMKPGSKLTLTIQRKDIPPFTLTLEVGRMPSLGERTSSLTQKENKLGLEIQELTPELSRSLGYGDQKGVVISKILPNSAAAWTGLKKGTLILSLDQQPVSSVDQFNKLLDTHDSNKPVLLLVKQGNTTRFISLWVK, encoded by the coding sequence ATGCATCTAATTAAACGTAATTTATGGACCCTGGTATGGTTTTCCTTAGTTTTTAGCCAAGGTTCTCTTTTAAGTTCTAAAGAAATCAGTTCAAATGTTCTTTTACAAGACTTTACACAAATTGCTGACCAAGCAATTCCTGCTGTCGTTTCCATTCAAGTTAAAACAAAAAGCTTTTTTCCTCCGCGCAGCAATTTCTTTAATGATGAGTTTTTTCAACCTTTTCAGCCTTTTTTTGGTGCTCCTCTTTATCCTGAGCCCTTGCCTGAACTAGAAATCAATCAAGGTTCTGGATTTATTGTCTCCTCTGACGGTTATATTATTACTAATAGCCATGTTGTCAACAAAGCTACTGAAATAGAGATCATCCTCAATGATAAAAGAAGCTTTACTGCTACTATTATTGGACAAGATCCTAGCACCGATGTAGCAGTGTTAAAAATTGATGCGCAAGGTTTACCTTACCTTAAGCTAGCTAACTCGGATGAGATTAAAGTAGGCCAATGGGCTGTGGCTATTGGCGCTCCCCTAGGCTTAGAGGCCAGTTTAACCGTCGGCGTGGTGAGCGCTAAAGGCCGGAATAACCTAGATATTGCTCAAATTGAAGATTTTATTCAAATAGATGCTGCGGTTAATCGGGGTAATTCGGGAGGTCCTCTTCTGAATTTAAAGAGTGAGGTGATTGGCATGAATACAGCCATTATATCAAGAAATGGTAGCGGCCATATGGGTATTGGCTTTGCAATCCCTAGCAATATCATTAAAAATGATTTTGAACAAATTTTAGAAAGCGGAACCATCTCCAATGGTTTTATAGGGGTTGCTTTGCAGATAGTCGACAAAGACCTTGCCAAAGCGTTAGGCTTAGAAAAACCTCAAGGAGCCCTTGTAGCAGAGGTAAGTAAAGATTCACCCGCAGAAAAAGCTGGCATTAAACAAGGTGATGTCATTCTCCAATATAATGATCGTTCATTTAACACTATTGGAGAGCTAAGGAATGCGATTGGCTTGATGAAGCCAGGCAGCAAATTAACCCTTACCATTCAGCGCAAAGATATACCACCTTTTACCCTCACTCTAGAAGTTGGCAGGATGCCTAGCTTAGGAGAAAGAACTTCTAGCTTGACGCAAAAAGAAAACAAATTAGGTCTTGAAATACAGGAACTTACACCTGAACTTTCCCGCTCTTTAGGATATGGTGATCAAAAGGGCGTAGTGATCTCAAAGATTTTACCTAATAGCGCCGCTGCATGGACGGGTCTAAAAAAAGGAACCTTAATCTTAAGCCTTGATCAACAGCCTGTTAGCAGCGTGGATCAGTTTAATAAGCTTTTGGATACCCATGATAGCAATAAGCCAGTCCTTCTGCTGGTTAAGCAAGGAAATACCACACGTTTTATTTCTTTATGGGTAAAATAA